A portion of the Oncorhynchus gorbuscha isolate QuinsamMale2020 ecotype Even-year linkage group LG07, OgorEven_v1.0, whole genome shotgun sequence genome contains these proteins:
- the LOC124039396 gene encoding 5-hydroxytryptamine receptor 7-like: MFVDADGTFNNSNMKSYVMEKAKEPGATNMISEALVAHLLKIAQEAAEAVSATSQSSTLLMENGTRCGEQILNYDKVEKVFIGGILTMLTLFTICGNLLVVISVCFVKKLRQPSNYLIVSLAVADLSVALAVMPFVSITDLIGGQWVFGQVFCNVFIAMDVMCCTASIMTLCVISIDRYLGITKPLTYPVRQNGCCMAKMVVSVWLLSASITLPPLFGWAQNVNDNKVCLISQDFGYTIYSTSVAFYIPVSVMLIMYYRIYRAAKLSAAKHTITGFPRVGEEEARGGEEAMEEQEEEEDSVDCVSTALRLHREVEERFSRLVRSNRRNTSIFKREQKAAATLGIVVGAFSVCWMPFFLLSTARPFICRADCPSCVPLWVERTLLWLGYANSLLNPFIYAFFNRDLRTTYSNLLRCRYRNINRKLSAIGMQQALKRVDKTDSVI, from the exons ATGTTCGTGGATGCAGATGGAACTTTCAACAACAGCAACATGAAATCTTATGTGATGGAGAAAGCGAAAGAGCCCGGTGCAACAAATATGATTTCGGAGGCGCTCGTTGCACACTTGCTGAAGATTGCGCAAGAGGCGGCGGAGGCAGTATCCGCCACTTCGCAGTCTTCAACTCTGCTGATGGAGAATGGGACTCGGTGTGGGGAGCAAATTCTGAACTACGACAAGGTGGAGAAGGTATTTATTGGAGGGATTCTCACCATGCTCACGCTGTTTACTATCTGCGGGAACTTGCTGGTGGTGATTTCAGTGTGCTTCGTGAAAAAGTTGCGGCAGCCGTCCAACTATCTGATCGTGTCTCTGGCGGTTGCCGACCTTTCAGTCGCGCTAGCAGTTATGCCGTTTGTCAGTATAACGGACCTTATTGGGGGGCAATGGGTTTTTGGCCAAGTCTTCTGCAATGTTTTTATTGCCATGGACGTGATGTGTTGCACTGCATCCATAATGACGCTGTGCGTAATTAGCATAGACAG GTACCTGGGCATAACCAAGCCTCTGACCTACCCTGTGAGACAGAATGGCTGTTGCATGGCCAAGATGGTGGTGTCCGTGTGGCTCCTGTCCGCCTCCATCACCTTGCCCCCCCTCTTCGGCTGGGCCCAGAACGTAAACGACAACAAGGTGTGTCTGATCAGCCAGGACTTTGGTTACACCATCTACTCCACCTCAGTGGCGTTCTACATCCCTGTATCCGTCATGCTCATTATGTACTACCGCATCTACCGCGCCGCCAAGCTCAGTGCCGCCAAGCACACCATCACGGGCTTCCCGCGGGTCGGGGAGGAGGAGGCGCGGGGGGGAGAGGAGGCCatggaggaacaggaggaggaagaggacagcgTGGACTGTGTGTCGACCGCTCTGAGGCTCCACAGGGAGGTGGAGGAGCGGTTCTCCCGGCTCGTGAGGAGCAACCGGAGGAACACGTCCATCTTCAAGCGGGAGCAGAAGGCAGCAGCCACCCTGGGGATCGTGGTAGGAGCCTTCAGTGTCTGCTGGATGCCTTTCTTCTTACTGTCCACGGCCAGACCCTTCATCTGCAGGGCGGACTGCCCTAGCTGTGTGCCCTTGTGGGTGGAGAGGACCCTGTTGTGGCTGGGCTATGCCAACTCCCTCCTTAACCCTTTCATCTACGCCTTCTTCAATAGGGACCTGAGGACCACCTACAGCAACCTGCTGCGCTGTCGTTATCGCAACATCAACCGCAAGCTGTCCGCCATCGGGATGCAACAGGCCCTCAAACGGGTGGATAAGACCGACTCTGTTATCTAA